A region from the Halobacillus mangrovi genome encodes:
- a CDS encoding thiazole synthase, producing the protein MLKIGDKEFHSRLMLGTGKYPSFDIQRDAVKASETEILTFAVRRMDLSNADEPSMLENLDFENYSLLPNTAGAKTADEAVRIARLAQASGICDMIKVEVIGCDQTLLPDPFETMKACEQLLEEGFTVLAYTSDDVVLAKRLEEKGVHAVMPGASPIGSGQGIINPSNLKLIIEQSDIPVIVDAGIGSPKDSVLAMELGADGVLLNTAVAGAKDPVKMAEAMKLAVQAGRLGFEAGRIPMKEYAVKSSPESGMVD; encoded by the coding sequence ATGTTAAAAATTGGAGATAAAGAATTTCATTCACGTTTGATGTTAGGGACGGGAAAATACCCAAGCTTCGATATCCAAAGGGATGCAGTGAAAGCATCTGAAACAGAGATTTTGACGTTTGCTGTAAGACGAATGGATCTTTCAAATGCTGATGAGCCAAGTATGCTGGAGAATCTTGATTTTGAGAACTATTCCTTGCTTCCTAATACGGCAGGAGCGAAAACAGCAGATGAGGCAGTGCGAATAGCAAGACTAGCTCAAGCATCCGGTATTTGTGACATGATTAAGGTTGAAGTCATTGGGTGCGATCAAACCTTGCTGCCAGATCCATTCGAAACAATGAAAGCCTGCGAACAACTTTTAGAAGAAGGATTCACTGTTTTAGCTTATACGTCGGATGATGTCGTGTTAGCAAAACGATTGGAGGAGAAAGGTGTTCACGCAGTCATGCCAGGAGCTTCCCCTATAGGGTCTGGGCAGGGAATCATTAACCCCTCTAATTTAAAGCTGATCATTGAACAATCAGACATCCCCGTCATAGTTGACGCTGGAATAGGATCCCCAAAGGATTCGGTTTTGGCTATGGAACTTGGAGCAGACGGTGTTCTGCTTAATACTGCAGTAGCAGGGGCTAAGGATCCCGTGAAAATGGCCGAAGCGATGAAGCTTGCCGTTCAAGCCGGACGTCTTGGCTTCGAAGCAGGAAGAATACCGATGAAGGAATATGCTGTGAAAAGTAGTCCTGAGAGCGGAATGGTCGACTAA
- the tenA gene encoding thiaminase II, which translates to MFTDRLYEKAKPIWEAYLEHPFVKGIGEGSLELDKFKFFIEQDYLYLIDYARVFALGSVKATTLETMTQFADLLHSTLNEEMELHRTYAKKLGISRAQLENTDPSATTLAYTSYMLNKAHQGSDAEVVACVLACTWSYNFIGLDLNQKEGASEHERYGDWITMYASDEFTKLAENMKNLMDRLAVDKPEHEKAYLEEIFIHTSKLEYLFWEMADQKKMWLNKSNLLDG; encoded by the coding sequence ATGTTTACAGATCGACTCTATGAAAAGGCCAAACCTATTTGGGAGGCTTACCTTGAACATCCTTTTGTTAAAGGGATAGGCGAAGGCAGTTTGGAGCTAGATAAATTCAAGTTTTTCATAGAACAAGACTATTTATATTTAATTGACTACGCACGTGTATTTGCTCTAGGAAGTGTGAAAGCAACCACACTAGAAACGATGACCCAATTTGCTGATTTACTGCACTCTACTTTAAATGAGGAAATGGAACTTCATCGAACTTATGCGAAGAAACTAGGAATCAGCCGAGCACAGTTAGAAAACACAGACCCTTCCGCCACAACACTAGCCTATACAAGCTATATGCTAAACAAGGCTCATCAAGGTTCAGATGCAGAAGTTGTTGCCTGCGTGCTTGCCTGTACATGGAGCTACAATTTCATAGGACTGGATTTGAATCAAAAAGAGGGAGCAAGTGAACATGAAAGATACGGGGATTGGATTACTATGTACGCATCCGATGAGTTCACAAAGCTTGCTGAAAATATGAAAAACCTGATGGACCGTCTTGCAGTTGATAAGCCGGAACATGAGAAAGCATACCTGGAAGAAATATTTATTCATACGAGTAAACTGGAATATCTTTTTTGGGAGATGGCCGATCAGAAGAAGATGTGGCTGAACAAATCTAATCTATTAGACGGTTGA
- a CDS encoding ThiF family adenylyltransferase — MPDRYSRQELFTPIGKEGQALLSTKHVLIVGAGALGSANAEMLARAGIGKITIIDRDYIEWSNLSRQHLYTEEDAMEVLSKAKAAEYRLKKINSEIDVNGIAEEFIPENAVALVKSADIVVDGTDNFSTRFIINDAAAKTGVPWVYGGCVQSHGVALPIRPGKTPCLECLIEHLPHEGETCDTVGIIGPAVQLAASYQTTECLKHLTGHEMSAELVYFDVWKGDHSSINVTKLLNPECPSCSVNATFPYLQKEKGMKTAVLCGRDTVQVRPEGGISSLSQLRRRIVSVTSKVKENQELLIFEIEGIRFVVFKDGRTLIHGINDAGEAKKLYERYVGA, encoded by the coding sequence ATGCCAGACCGTTATTCACGCCAAGAACTTTTTACTCCAATTGGAAAAGAGGGTCAAGCGCTTCTTTCTACCAAACATGTGCTTATCGTTGGTGCTGGAGCTTTGGGAAGTGCAAATGCAGAAATGCTGGCTAGAGCAGGTATTGGAAAAATCACCATCATTGACCGCGACTATATCGAATGGAGTAACTTGAGCCGCCAGCACCTCTATACAGAGGAAGATGCTATGGAAGTCCTTTCAAAAGCTAAAGCGGCGGAATATCGTTTAAAAAAGATCAATTCTGAGATTGATGTTAACGGAATCGCAGAGGAATTCATCCCTGAAAATGCTGTGGCATTAGTCAAATCTGCAGACATCGTTGTGGATGGGACAGATAACTTTTCTACTCGGTTCATCATCAACGATGCTGCCGCCAAAACGGGGGTCCCCTGGGTGTATGGAGGCTGCGTTCAGAGCCATGGGGTGGCCCTCCCTATAAGACCTGGAAAGACTCCCTGTTTAGAGTGTCTGATAGAACATCTGCCTCATGAAGGTGAAACATGCGATACGGTTGGAATCATTGGTCCTGCAGTGCAGCTTGCTGCCTCATACCAAACGACAGAGTGCTTAAAGCACCTGACAGGGCATGAAATGTCAGCAGAGCTGGTTTATTTTGACGTCTGGAAAGGGGACCACTCTTCCATCAACGTAACGAAGCTGTTAAATCCAGAATGTCCTTCATGCTCTGTAAATGCCACATTCCCTTATTTGCAAAAAGAAAAAGGCATGAAGACGGCTGTACTTTGTGGAAGGGACACTGTGCAAGTCAGACCAGAGGGAGGGATAAGTTCCCTTTCACAATTGCGCAGGCGGATTGTTTCTGTAACAAGCAAAGTGAAAGAGAATCAGGAGCTGCTTATCTTTGAAATTGAAGGAATCAGGTTTGTCGTTTTCAAAGATGGAAGAACCTTGATTCATGGAATTAATGATGCTGGTGAGGCTAAAAAACTTTATGAACGTTATGTAGGAGCTTAA
- the thiS gene encoding sulfur carrier protein ThiS yields MNVIVNGRTIDLSENETSVADLLECFNVRKRFSVVEHNREILKKDSYENTRLADGDKVEIVHFVGGG; encoded by the coding sequence ATGAACGTTATTGTAAATGGAAGAACGATAGATTTGTCAGAGAATGAAACGTCAGTCGCCGATTTGCTTGAGTGTTTTAACGTTAGAAAAAGGTTTTCCGTTGTCGAGCACAACCGGGAGATCTTAAAAAAAGACAGCTATGAGAACACCAGGCTTGCAGATGGAGATAAGGTAGAAATTGTTCATTTTGTAGGAGGAGGATAA
- a CDS encoding aldo/keto reductase produces the protein MKKIKLGNSELEVGEISLGCMRMNELSKKDAAEVIENALDCGVDLFDHADIYGGGESEEVFADAIGMNDDVREKMKLQTKCGIRKGFFDFSKDHILESVEGSLRRLKTDYVDTLLLHRPDALMEPEEVAEAFTELKESGKVRYFGVSNQNPMQMELLSKYLKDDLIINQLQLSLVHTPMIDAGFNVNMQNDPAIVRDSNVIEYCRLNDISIQAWSPFQHGMIEGPFIGNEAFPEVNAKLQELAEKKGVTDSAIATAWILRHPAHIQPVVGTMNKGRLQDIVKASDIELSRQEWYELYRAAGNDLP, from the coding sequence TTGAAAAAGATTAAGTTAGGAAACAGTGAATTAGAAGTTGGCGAAATTTCATTAGGTTGTATGCGGATGAACGAACTCAGTAAAAAAGACGCAGCTGAAGTTATCGAAAATGCGTTGGATTGCGGTGTTGATTTGTTCGACCACGCTGACATATATGGCGGCGGTGAGTCAGAAGAAGTATTCGCTGATGCGATCGGGATGAACGATGACGTTCGAGAGAAAATGAAACTGCAGACCAAATGCGGAATTCGTAAAGGCTTTTTTGATTTCTCCAAAGATCATATTTTAGAGTCCGTCGAAGGCAGCCTGCGCCGATTGAAAACGGATTACGTAGATACACTTCTGCTGCACCGACCAGATGCCCTCATGGAGCCGGAAGAAGTAGCAGAAGCATTTACGGAGTTAAAAGAAAGCGGGAAGGTTCGTTATTTTGGTGTAAGTAACCAGAACCCGATGCAAATGGAATTGTTAAGCAAATATCTTAAAGATGATTTGATCATTAATCAGCTGCAATTGAGTCTCGTACATACGCCGATGATTGATGCTGGGTTCAATGTAAATATGCAAAATGATCCTGCCATTGTGCGAGACAGTAACGTGATTGAATATTGCCGCTTGAATGATATTTCCATCCAGGCCTGGTCTCCGTTCCAGCATGGCATGATCGAAGGTCCGTTCATTGGAAATGAAGCGTTCCCTGAAGTGAATGCCAAACTGCAAGAACTAGCAGAGAAAAAAGGTGTGACGGATTCAGCGATTGCTACTGCATGGATATTACGTCATCCTGCGCATATTCAGCCAGTAGTCGGCACTATGAACAAGGGACGTTTGCAAGATATTGTAAAAGCGTCTGACATCGAGCTATCTAGACAAGAATGGTATGAGCTATATCGTGCGGCAGGGAATGATTTACCATAA